Genomic window (Deltaproteobacteria bacterium HGW-Deltaproteobacteria-4):
GCGATCTGCTGGTAGTCAACGATACCCGGGTTCGTCCGGCGCGATTGCTGGGGCATAAAGAGAGTGGCGGTCAGGTTGAAGCTTTTTTGCTGCAACGGCATCCGGGGGAACATGAGCTCTGGAGTTGTTTGACCCGTGCTTCGAAGTCGCCGCGCGCCGGCAGCCGTCTTTTCTTTCCCGGCACGATCTGTGGCACGGTGCAGGGGGTTGATGCACAAGGTCTGACCTTGATCGAGTTTTCCTGTGATAATGATTTTATTGCAGCGGTCGAGCAATTCGGGCATGTACCCCTGCCGCCGTATATCCGCCGGGCGGATGAACTCCTTGACCGGGAGCGTTATCAGACCGTTTATGCCGCAACGCCGGGCGCTGTGGCTGCTCCGACCGCCGGACTGCACTTTACTCCGGCCCTCTTTGAACGTTTACGGACGCTAGGGGTAGAGATTGCGACCCTGACCTTACATGTCGGTATAGGCACCTTTACTCCGGTGCGGGTGAAAACTCTGTCCGAGCATCGTATGCACAGCGAGTCTTTTCATATTCCGGTTGAGACGGCGGAAGCCGTGAATCGCGCCAAAGCAGAAGGCCGCCGGGTGATTGCGGTCGGGACGACGACAACACGCACTCTGGAAGCAGTCGCCGCCAGACAGGAAGGGATATGCGCCGGAGCGGGCGAGACCGATATTTTTATCACCCCCGGTAGCAGATTCCGGGTTGTCGACGGTTTGATCACTAACTTCCACCTTCCAGAGTCGACTCTTCTCGTTCTGGTCTCGGCCTTTGCCGGACATGCTTTGACAATGAGTGCTTATCGCCAGGCGGTTGCGGAACGTTTCCGCTTCTTTAGTTACGGCGATTGCATGCTGATCCTATGATTCAGGAGTTTTTTTGAGCCGATTCCACTACGAGCAGATTGCCACTGATCCCCGGAGCCAAGCCCGCCGCGGGCGGATCCATACCCGGCGCGGGATAATCGAAACCCCGATTTTTATGCCGGTAGGGACGCGTGGTACGGTCAAGGCGATGACGGTCGATGATCTAAAGGCAGTCGGTGCCCAGATCATCCTGGCTAATACCTATCATCTGTTGTTGCGACCGGGACATGAGCTGGTTCGGGAACTCGGCGGATTGCACGCCTTTATGGACTGGGATCGACCGCTTCTTACTGACAGCGGCGGCTTCCAGGTCTTCAGTCTCGGGGATTTGCGGGCGATTGATGAAGAAGGGGTGCGTTTTCGTTCTCATATTGATGGCACCCTCTTCAGTCTGACGCCGGAATCGTCCATTGCCGTACAGGAAGCTTTGGGCGCTGATATTATTATGGCTTTTGATGAGTGCATCCCTTATCCTGCCACCCGGGAGTATGTGGCGGCTTCCACCGCTCGCTCCGGTCGTTGGGCGAAGCGTTGCCAGTCTGCCCGTCGCCCGGAGGACGATGCAGCACTCTTTGCCATTGTCCAAGGGGGAATGTATCCGGACCTGAGGCGCCAGAGTGCGGAAGATCTCGTCACCGGCGGTTTTGAAGGTTATGCCCTTGGTGGTCTTTCGGTGGGTGAGAGCGCTGAGCAGATGTATGACGTCATGGAGGCGACCATGCCGTATCTGCCCCAAGACCAGCCCCGTTATGTCATGGGGATCGGGACGCCGGAGAATCTTGTCGAGGCGGTAGCCCGGGGTGGCGACATGTTCGATTGTGTCATGCCGACCCGTAATGCCCGTAACGGCCTTCTCTTTACCTCCTTTGGCAAGGTCAGTATCAAGCAGGCCCGTTATGCTCATGATTCCGGCCCTCTCGATCCGGAATGCGGTTGCCCTGTCTGCCGACGCTATAGTCGGGCCTATCTTCGCCACCTTTTTCAAAGTGGAGAAATCCTTGCATCGATATTGAACACAATGCACAATCTGTATTATTATTTGCACCTCATGGCCTCAATGCGGAACGCCATCGAAACCGGCACCTTTGCCGACTTTAGAAAAAGCTTTTACGAAAAGCGCAATTTTCAGTTATAATTTTATAGTTTGTCGATTTTCCCGGTCAGGATTCATCAACCAACAAGGAGGAATATACCAATGGTTTCTGTTGCATATGCTGAAGCTGCCCCCGCTGCGCAGGCAGCTCCGAGTCCCTGGGCGAACGTACTACTGCTCGTCGCGATGTTTGCCATTTTCTACTTTCTTTTGATCCGTCCCCAGCAAAAACGGGCCAGGGAACACAAAGCTCTGGTCGAAAGCATCAAGGTCGGCGATCAGGTCATCACCGCCGGCGGCATCCATGGCAAGGTTGCCGCAGTGCAGGACGATACGATTCAGGTCGAAATCGCCACCGGGGTCAAGATCAAACTGAGTCGTTCCTCGATTGTGACGGTCAAGAGCGAATAGTTTAATAGTACTGATCCATCTCCGGTTTTATTGCCGAACAGTTAAAAATAACCCGGCACTTTTCATCTCTAAAGGAGTCGAATCAGCTCATGTCTAGTCTTAAATCGCGGGGCGTGTTGATTGTTGCACTTTCTCTGCTCGCTCTGGTGGCTATTGCCCCGACTTTCTTCCGTGATTCTTTGCCGGCTATCTGGACAAAGACTTTTGATCCTGTTCATCTCGGTCTTGATTTGCAGGGTGGTATGCATTTGATTCTCGGGGTCGATACCGAGAAAGCGGTGGAGGCACGACTCGACGGACTGGTCGATCACCTCGACAATCTCCTGCGCGAGAAGGATGTCGTTTACAAGCGGGTTGAGCGGACCGGCAATGATGTGTTGTCGGTGACGGTCTACGATAAAGATGCGGCCGCGAGTCTCGACAAGCTGGTCAATGATAATCTCGGTATTCTTGAGGATGCTGGTGAGGCTCAGGATGGCAGCTACCTGATTAAGAAGTTTCGCCTGAACAGTAATGAGGCGCAGTCGATTCGGGAGATGTCAGTTCGACAGGTCGTCGAAACGATGCGCAACAGGATTGACCAGTTCGGGGTCAGTGAGCCGATACTGCAGCAGGAAGGGGCCGATCGCGTCCTTGTTCAGCTGCCGGGGATCAAGGATCCCGAGCGCGCGATTGCCCTGCTGGGCAAAACAGCCCGCCTCGAATTCAAGATGGTCGCCGAAGATGCTGACCCTCAGGCGGCGGTCAGGGGGGAGCTCCCCCCCGGCACCCAACTCCTTTATGAGCGCAATACCGATAAAGCGACCGGTAAGTTTACGGAAACTCCTATCGTCGTAGAAGAGAAGACCGCCATGACCGGCGATCTCCTCTCCAATGCGCAGGTGCGCATCGACAGCCGTTTCAACGAACCCTATGTTGCCATCGATTTTAATGCGATTGGCGCCAAGCGTTTTGATCAGGTTACGGCCGCCAGCGTTGGTAAACGCATGGCGATCGTCCTCGATAACACCGTCTATTCGGCACCGGTGATTCGCGAACGCATCTCCGGCGGAAGCGCCCAGATCAGCGGCTCTTTTACCGAGCAGGAAGCGACCGATCTGGCCATCATCCTGCGCGCCGGTTCTTTGCCGGCGCCGGTGAGTATTCTCGAAAACCGCACGGTGGGACCCTCCCTGGGCCGCGACTCCATCGCTCAGGGACAGATGGCCGTGACTCTGGCTTTCATCTTCGTCGGCGTCGCCATGATCCTGTATTACCGCTGGTCCGGGGTTGTTGCCGTGGTCTCGGTGATTCTCAATCTTCTTTTGCTTCTGTGCGCGCTGATCTTCTTTAAAGCGACCTTGACCCTGCCCGGGATTGCCGGTATCGCCTTGACTCTGGGGATGGCGGTCGATGCCAACGTACTGATCTATGAACGCATGCGTGAAGAGGCGCGTCTCGGCAGAACTCCGCGTGCTGCTATTGAAGCCGGCTATGAAAAGGCCTTCTGGACGATCATGGACTCCAACCTGACGACCCTCCTTTCCGGTCTGATCCTCTTTCAGTTCGGGACCGGTCCGGTCAAGGGTTTTGCTGTGACCCTTTCGGTCGGTATCTTGACGACCCTCTTCACAGCGATGTTCTGCAGCCGCTGGATCTTTGATCTTTATCTGCAAAATCGCGTTATTAAACGCTTGAGCGTCTAGGGGATAACGATGCAAATCATTAAACCAAATACTAATATCAATTTTGTCGGCCATAAAAAACTGGCGATAACCATCTCCTGGATTCTTATCATGATCGGCATTTTTTCCGTCGTCTCCAAAGGCGGTCTCAACCTAGGTCTTGATTTTGCCGGCGGATCTCTGGTGCAAGTCAAGATGAACCAAGTCACGACCGCTGCCGACATGCGTCAGAGCCTGGCCCCCATGGAACTTAAGGGGATGACGATTCAGCAGGTGGGGGATCTTGCTGACGAGTTCCTGATTAAAGCACAGGAATCGAGCAGCAAGACTGAAAGTCTGGCCAATAGCGTCCAACAGACCCTGGAGGGCCATTACGGCGCCGGGACTGTCGACATCCGGCGTGCCGAGATGGTCGGCCCGCAAGTCGGTAAGGATTTGCGATATAAAGGGGTGATGGCGATCGTTTATTCGATCATCGGTATGCTCATTTATATTACTTTTCGTTTTGAGTTCCGATTCGGAGTCGGGGTGGTTATTGCTCTTCTCCATGATGTACTGATTACCCTGGCCTTCTTTTCTGTCTTCAATAAAGAGATTGACTTGACCGTTGTCGCTGCTTTTTTGACCATCGTCGGCTACTCGGTCAATGATTCGGTTATTATTTGTGACCGTATCCGTGAGAATCTGTCAAGACACGTCGGTCAAAAGCTCGAATGGATTATCAACCGCAGTCTCAACGATACCCTGTCCCGAACCATCATGACTTCGGGAATTACCTTGCTCAGCGTACTCTGCCTTTATCTCTTCGGTGGAGAGGTCATTCGCAATTTTGCTCTTGCCATGATTATCGGCATCGTCGTCGGAACCCATTCATCGATCTTTGTTGCAGCTCCGGTTATCCTCTATTTCGATAAAGGCGATAAAGAAAGTCCCGTCGTCCCTGCGGTCATCAATTCTTAATTCAAGGAGCATGCATGAAGAATAAGGAGACGGTCCTCTTTGTTGTTGTGGCCCTCATCGTCGGACTTCTCGTCGGTGTCATTGTCAGTAAAGGGAAGAACAAAAGCTCTTCGGCTCCCTCGATCGCCGCCCCGCAGGGGGGAGCGCCGGTCAACGCCCAGCAAAAGATCAAAATGCTGGAAAACCTGGTCGCCAACGATCCGCAAAATCGCAAAGCCTGGGTAGAACTGGGTAATACTTACTTCGATGCGCAAATGCCGGCTAAGGCGATCGATTCTTACGCCAAGGCACTGGAGATCAATCCCAATGATCCCAACGTCTTGACCGATCAGGGGGTCATGTATCGCCAACTCGGCTGGTTTGACAAAGCAATCGAGAATTTCACTAAGGCAAATGAAGTCGATCCCCGCCATATTCAGAGCCTGTTTAATATCGGTATCGTTTACCGCCACGACCTCCAGGATTACGTCAAGGCGACCGAAGTCTGGAAAAGATATCTTGAGATTAACCCCACCGGTGACTCTGCCGAGCGGATTCGCGCCGAAATCCGGCAAATGGAGTCGCAGCCATTGATCCCCGCCGGCCAGATGCGTATGCCCCCGCAGCCAAATCAATGATTCATCCCCACGGCGGACCGGGTTCTTCCCGGTCCGCCTTTTGGCCGTCATAGTTGTGTTGCGTTATCTTTTTTTGCTCTCCCGATCTCTCCTCCTCTACTCTTCTGCCAACCTGTAGTTACATTGCGTCTCATCTCAACGGAAGGACCGATAACTAACCTGGAAACGGTTGTGTTGTGATTGTTCCGGGAACGCACAATATTTTCCTGCTGTCATCTTCGGAGATTCTATGCAAACTGTCACTATGCGTCGCTGGCTGGAGCGGAGTGTCCTTCCCAGCCCCCTTTTGCTCCAATCATTCGTCGATGAACTTAATATCGATCGCTTGACAGCGCATCTTCTTGCCCAGCGTGGTGGCACCGACCTGACTTGTGCCATCGATTTTCTTGAACCACGTTTGCAGCAGCTCCCCGACCCCCTCCTTCTCGGTGAGATGGAGGCGGCAGTCTCTCGTCTCGTCGCGGCCATTCAGGGCGGTGAGAAGGTCGCCATTCATGGCGATTATGATGTCGATGGCATCAGCGGCACCGCTCTCCTTGTCGAAGGGTTACGGGCTTTAGGTGCCGAAGTCGATTACTATATACCGCTACGGCTGCGCGATGGCTATGGCCTTTCCGCCGATCATCTCCGCCAGGCCTTTGCTGCCGGCGCCCAAGTTGCTGTCTCTGTTGATTGCGGCATCTCTGCACTCGATGAGGCCGAGGTTGCCCGGGAAATCGGACTCGATCTGATTATTACCGATCACCATCAACCCCCCGCTATCCTCCCGGTCGTCTGCGCCATCGTCAATCCCCATCTTCCTGATTCCCTTTATCCTGATAAAGAGCTTGCCGGCGTCGGCGTGGCGTTTATGCTCCTCATCGCTCTGCGCAGTCGGCTACGTGCCATTGGTGCCTTTGCGGTCAAGCCAGAGCCCGACCTCCGTTACAGTCTCGATCTCGTCGCCCTAGGGACGATTGCCGATGTTGTGCCGCTGCGTGGTGTCAACCGGATCTTGACCCGCATCGGTCTCGGTATCATCAATCAAGGGCGGCGGCCCGGTTTGAAGGCCCTCACGGTCGCAGCCGGCATTCGTCAAGTCACCTGCGGCAATGTTGCTTTCAGCCTTGCTCCCCGACTCAATGCTGCCGGCCGTCTGGAGGATGCTAATCTTGGTGTCGAGCTTTTGCTCAGCAACGACGGAGCGCGAGCGGTGGAACTGGCCGCGCTTCTTGACGGTTTTAATCGCGAGCGGCAAGGTGTGGAGCAGCAGGTCCTCGCCGAAGCGATTGCCCAGGTGGAAGCAGGGAAGGGGGGCGATTTTTCCATTGTCCTCGCCGGTGAAGGGTGGCATCCCGGCGTGATCGGCATCGTCGCCAGTCGTCTGGTCGAGCGCTATCATCGTCCGACGGTGCTGATTGCTGTCGATGGTGCAACCGGCAAGGGCTCGGCGCGGTCGATTCGCGGTCTCCATCTTTACCAAACCCTGCAAAGTTGTGCTGCCGATCTTGATGGTTACGGCGGCCACGCCTTTGCTGCCGGTCTGTCGATTGCCGCCGATCGCATCGACGCCTTTGTCTCCGCCTTTGAGCAGGCATCAGCCACCGTCTTGAGCGCCGACGATCTCCTCCCCGTCCTCCTGTATGATTGTGAAGTTCTCATCGAAGATCTCTCTCTGCCAATTTTCGCAGATCTCCAGCGCCTCAGCCCCTTTGGCGCCGGCAATCCTGAACCGCTCTTTCTTTTACGCAACGCCCGGGCCCAGCAAGTTGCTCCCTGCGGAACCGGTCACCTCAAGTTTTCAATCAGGCAAGGGGGTTCTTCTTTGCCCTGCATTGCGTTCTCTTATCCATCGCACTGGGCTGAATTCCTCCCCGGCGAGATCGATCTCCTCGTCACGCTCCAGAGTAACGAGTGGAAAGATCGGGTCTCGCTGCAACTTCGCGTTAAAGATATGCGTCCTGCTCAGGATCCCTAAAAAGGGGACCTTGCGCCCTGAAGCTTCTGCGCATGAACACTAAGGGAATAGAAAAGGCCGACTCATTACGAGCCGGCCTTTTTTATTCAAAGATCGTCCTTATGACAATCCGCAGGTTTTAGCCAACCTTTCCCAGGCAGGGAAGCTTCGGCGAATGATGTCAATATCAATGCAGTAAGCGATACGGAAGTAACCTGGGGCGCCGAAGCCGGTTCCTGGTACGAGGAGGATCTTCTCCTCCTGAGCCAGGTTGACAAAGGCGATATCGTCAGCCAGCGGTGAACGTGGAAAGAGGTAGAAGGCACCATCCGGTTTGGTCAGGGTAAAACCCAGGGAGGACAGATGGTTATAAAGGAGGTCGCGTTTTTCCTGATATTCGTTGATATCGACGCTCTCCTCCTGCAATTTGGCGACAAGGCGCTGCATCAGGGCCGGGGCGTTGACAAAGCCGAGGACGCGATTGCAGAAGACCGCTCCTTCGATAAAGGAGGCAACTTCGTCGAGTTGCGGATTGGCGGCGATGTAGCCGATGCGTTCGCCGGGAAGGGCGAGATCCTTGGAGTGGGAAGTGGCAATGATGCTGTTCTGGATACAGTCAAAGATCGGCGGTACATGGTGGCCGTCATAGGCAAGTCGGGCATAGGGTTCGTCAGAGATGACGTAGATGGTCTGACCGAACTCTTTCTCCTTGGCGGAAAGGACGGCGGCGAGGGCACACAGATCGGCGTGCGGATAGATAACACCGGTCGGGTTGTTCGGGGAATTAATGATGATCGCCTTGGTCGTGGCACTGATTGCGGCGGCGATGGCCGGGAGGTCAAGCTGGAAGGTGTCGCGATTGGTCCAGACTTCTTTGGTCGTGCCGCCGTGGTTGTCGACATAAAACTTGTATTCGACAAAATAAGGGGCAAGGATGACCACCTCGTCGCCGGGGTTGAGGATCGTTTTGAAGATGACGTTGAGGGCGGCGCCAGCACCGCAGGTCATGACCACATGCTCGGCCTTGACGCTGGTCTGGCCGCGTCTGGACACAGCGGCGGCGATGGCGGCGCGAGTCTCTTCAAAACCGGCGTTACTCATATATCGATGCATCCCCGGCAGGGGCTGTTCGGCGAGTTGCAGGAGTTCGCGGCGGAAGGCGGCCGGCGGTTCAACCGAGGGGTTGCCAATGGTAAAATCAAAGATCTGATCATCACCGTGGATCGCCCGCAGCCGTGCCCCTTCTTCAAACATCTTGCGAATCCATGAAGAACCTTCGATACAACGTTGGACTTTACTTGCAATGGCCATAACCGACTCCTTGATTTCTGTGCATAAAAGTTGGCGCAGTCTAGCGGCATCGCCGGCGCGGGTCAAGAGCTCAGAAAGGGCTCAGAAGGGGGAATCTGCAGCTTTTCATGGCGTTTGTATGATTTCCCGACTGCAGTCTATTTTATTTGCGTTATATTTAGAAACGCCAGATTAAGAGCTGTAGAATAATCTCCAGCCAAAGTGTTGATTATCCTTCATCCCAAAGAAAAATAAAAGGGTGATAGGCATAACTATTTAATATTGCGTTGTGAATTAATTGGTACGGCTCATGCTTTATAAGTGATAAACGTCCTGTTAAAGAGGTAGAGATGAAACGAATTTCAATAGTTTTGCTGGGAGTCACTTTCTTTTTGGCCGCCCATAGCGCGCTGGCCGCGACGAACCACGATTTTGAAGCTCTGGTCGCCGAAGCTCTGGTCAATAATCCCGAAATTGCCGCGAGCCGTGAGAAGTGGCAGATGCTGGTTGCCAAGTCGCAACGGGCCGGAACTCTTGACGATCCGATGTTGATGCTGAAGATTCAAAATGGCATGATCAAAGATCCCTTCAACTTCAAGATGGATGATACGACCGCCAAGGTCATCGGTATCAGTCAGATGCTCCCCTTTGCCGGCAAGCGCGGTTTGCTTCGAAGTGCGGCAGAGCAGGAAGCAAAAGCAGTCGAATGGGAGCATGCCGAGCGCAAAGTGGAGTTGCGGCGGATGGTTCTTGATGCTTGGGCGCAGCTCGCCCTGGTGAATAATTCGTTGCGTCTGGTAACGGAGAACATTGCTCTGCTCGACAGTCTCAACCGCTTGGCTGAGACGGGCTACAGTACCGGCATGGTGCGGCAGAATGATGTCCTGCGCTCGCAACTGGAACGCAGTCGCATGGAGGATATGCGCATCGCTCTGGTGCAGCGCCAGAAGAGTCTGGCTGCCATGTTCGCCGCCCTGCTGCATCGGCCGATCGATACGCCGCCGCCAACAGTCAGCGCCAAAATTGTGCCGGTGGCGCAAACAGCTGCCGAGCTCGAAGACCTCGCTTTTGCATCGCGCCCCGAGCTCTTCGCCCGCAACGCTCGTCTGGAGCAGGCGCAAAGCAGTGAAGACCTGGCCCGGCGTGAATCCTATCCCGATTTCACTCTCTCTTTCGAATACATGCAACGCGATGCCTTTAGCGGCGATCCTGAGTCGATGGGGGAGGATATGTATAGTGCCGGCGTAAGTTTCAATCTTCCGGTGCAACGCCAGTCCCGGCGAGCCATGGTGGCCGAGGCGCAGGCGCAGGGGAAGATGGCAGCGGCTGAAATCGAACAGTTACGGCATGAAATCCGCCGCGGCATCAGTGATAGTCTGGCGCGGCTTAGCGCCAGCGCGGCCATGGCTGATCTTTATACAAATGGAATGATCCCGCAAGCGGAGTTTGCCACGGAAGCGCTCCTCTCTTCGTACGAAGTGGGGAAGGGGGATTTGATGGGCGTTCTCGACAGCCGCATGCAACTCTTCAGCGTGCGCCAGCGTTACTACGAATTCATCGCTGAAAATCAGATGCAGCGCGCCGAACTGGAGGCGCTGGTCGGTGCCCGGATAAAGTGAGAAAGAGGACAAGATGAAACAGAAGATCGTCATCCCTATCGTGCTCTTGGCCATTCTTGGATTCACTATCGGCGGTTATCTGCTCGGTCGGCATAGCCACGACTTCCCGCCCGACACAGTCACCGTCAGCGAGAATGAAGAAGCGCATCAATGGACCTGTAGTATGCACCCCTTCATCATCCGCGATAAACCCGGTCTCTGTCCGATCTGTGCCATGGATCTGGTGCCGGTCTACGATAAGAGCGGGGACGGCGGCGGGGTCACCATCGATCCGGCGACGAGCCAGAACATGGGGGTGCGTATTGCTCCGGTCATGCGGCAGGATATTTCGCGCAGCATCAAGACCGTCGGCGTTGTCACCGCCGATGAATCGCGTCAGAGTTCGATCAACAGCAAGGTTGAGGGGTGGATCGAAAAGCTTTATGTCGATCAGACCGGCAAACCGGTGCGCAAGGGGGCTCCGCTACTGGAGATCTACAGCCCGGATCTGGTCTCGGCGCAGCAGGAATACCTCCTTGCTCTGCGTAACAGCGAACGCCTCGCCGATAATCCTTATCCGGAGATTGCACAAGGGGCGCAGCGCTTGCGTGCCGCTGCCCGCACCCGCCTCAAGTACTGGGATATCTCCGACAAGCAGATCAGCACCCTGGAGCAAAGCGGCGAAGCACGGAAGACTCTGACTCTCTACAGCCCATCTAACGGGATTGTGATGATGAAGAATGCCCTTCCCGGCATGCGGGTCATGCCGGGCGAGGAACTGCTGCAGATCACCGATCTTTCGAAGATCTGGGTCGATGCCCAACTTTACGAATATCAGCTGCCGGTGGTGCAGGTCGGCCAGAATGCCGAGATTATCCTCCCCTACAGCATCGGCAAGGTGCTGCGTGGCAAGATTGCTTACATCTACCCAAACCTCTCCGGTGAGACCCGCACCGCCCGTGCCCGTATCGAGCTCCCCAATCCCGGCCTTGAACTCAAGCCGGAGATGTACGTCGATGTCAACATCGCCGGAGTGCAGCAATCCGCCGCCCTGGTTATTCCCACCGAGGCGATCCTTGACTCCGGCGAACAGCAGACGGTCTTTGTGGCGCTGGGCGAGGGACGTTTTGAGCCACGGATCGTCCGCAGCGGGGTGAAGGATGATAGCGGCAACGTCGAGATCCTTGACGGCTTGCAAGAAGGGGAGCAGGTGGTGATCTCGGCCCAGTTCATGCTTGATTCCGAGAGCCGGTTGCGCGAGGCGTTGCAGAAGATGAGCGCCCCGCCGGAGGAGAAGCCGAAAGAGAACCTGGACGATTTGTTTAAATAACGCATCCGACCGATCCGACTGATCCGACCGATCGCTCGGTAAGACAGGAATTCACATGCTCGAAAAAATAATCGCCTGGTCCCTGCGTAATACCTTCATGGTCGTCCTTGCCACCCTCTTTCTGGTGATCGGCGGGGTCTACTCCCTGGAAAATACGCCCCTTGACGCCATCCCCGACCTTTCGGATGTGCAGGTTATCGTCTTTACCGATTATCCGGGACAGGCGCCGCAGGTGGTTGAGGATCAGGTCACTTACCCGCTGACCACCCGCATGCTCTCGGTGCCGGCGGCAAAGACGGTGCGCGGCTACTCCTTCTTCGGTTACTCCTTTGTCTATATCATCTTCGAGGATGGCACTGACCTTTATTGGGCGCGTTCGCGGGTCCTTGAA
Coding sequences:
- a CDS encoding tRNA preQ1(34) S-adenosylmethionine ribosyltransferase-isomerase QueA, producing the protein MRLDDFSFTLPEELVAQYPAPQRDDARLMVLDRATAQTAMGLVPDLLSYFRRGDLLVVNDTRVRPARLLGHKESGGQVEAFLLQRHPGEHELWSCLTRASKSPRAGSRLFFPGTICGTVQGVDAQGLTLIEFSCDNDFIAAVEQFGHVPLPPYIRRADELLDRERYQTVYAATPGAVAAPTAGLHFTPALFERLRTLGVEIATLTLHVGIGTFTPVRVKTLSEHRMHSESFHIPVETAEAVNRAKAEGRRVIAVGTTTTRTLEAVAARQEGICAGAGETDIFITPGSRFRVVDGLITNFHLPESTLLVLVSAFAGHALTMSAYRQAVAERFRFFSYGDCMLIL
- a CDS encoding tRNA guanosine(34) transglycosylase Tgt encodes the protein MSRFHYEQIATDPRSQARRGRIHTRRGIIETPIFMPVGTRGTVKAMTVDDLKAVGAQIILANTYHLLLRPGHELVRELGGLHAFMDWDRPLLTDSGGFQVFSLGDLRAIDEEGVRFRSHIDGTLFSLTPESSIAVQEALGADIIMAFDECIPYPATREYVAASTARSGRWAKRCQSARRPEDDAALFAIVQGGMYPDLRRQSAEDLVTGGFEGYALGGLSVGESAEQMYDVMEATMPYLPQDQPRYVMGIGTPENLVEAVARGGDMFDCVMPTRNARNGLLFTSFGKVSIKQARYAHDSGPLDPECGCPVCRRYSRAYLRHLFQSGEILASILNTMHNLYYYLHLMASMRNAIETGTFADFRKSFYEKRNFQL
- the yajC gene encoding preprotein translocase subunit YajC, giving the protein MVSVAYAEAAPAAQAAPSPWANVLLLVAMFAIFYFLLIRPQQKRAREHKALVESIKVGDQVITAGGIHGKVAAVQDDTIQVEIATGVKIKLSRSSIVTVKSE
- the secD gene encoding protein translocase subunit SecD; its protein translation is MSSLKSRGVLIVALSLLALVAIAPTFFRDSLPAIWTKTFDPVHLGLDLQGGMHLILGVDTEKAVEARLDGLVDHLDNLLREKDVVYKRVERTGNDVLSVTVYDKDAAASLDKLVNDNLGILEDAGEAQDGSYLIKKFRLNSNEAQSIREMSVRQVVETMRNRIDQFGVSEPILQQEGADRVLVQLPGIKDPERAIALLGKTARLEFKMVAEDADPQAAVRGELPPGTQLLYERNTDKATGKFTETPIVVEEKTAMTGDLLSNAQVRIDSRFNEPYVAIDFNAIGAKRFDQVTAASVGKRMAIVLDNTVYSAPVIRERISGGSAQISGSFTEQEATDLAIILRAGSLPAPVSILENRTVGPSLGRDSIAQGQMAVTLAFIFVGVAMILYYRWSGVVAVVSVILNLLLLLCALIFFKATLTLPGIAGIALTLGMAVDANVLIYERMREEARLGRTPRAAIEAGYEKAFWTIMDSNLTTLLSGLILFQFGTGPVKGFAVTLSVGILTTLFTAMFCSRWIFDLYLQNRVIKRLSV
- the secF gene encoding protein translocase subunit SecF; protein product: MQIIKPNTNINFVGHKKLAITISWILIMIGIFSVVSKGGLNLGLDFAGGSLVQVKMNQVTTAADMRQSLAPMELKGMTIQQVGDLADEFLIKAQESSSKTESLANSVQQTLEGHYGAGTVDIRRAEMVGPQVGKDLRYKGVMAIVYSIIGMLIYITFRFEFRFGVGVVIALLHDVLITLAFFSVFNKEIDLTVVAAFLTIVGYSVNDSVIICDRIRENLSRHVGQKLEWIINRSLNDTLSRTIMTSGITLLSVLCLYLFGGEVIRNFALAMIIGIVVGTHSSIFVAAPVILYFDKGDKESPVVPAVINS
- the recJ gene encoding single-stranded-DNA-specific exonuclease RecJ yields the protein MQTVTMRRWLERSVLPSPLLLQSFVDELNIDRLTAHLLAQRGGTDLTCAIDFLEPRLQQLPDPLLLGEMEAAVSRLVAAIQGGEKVAIHGDYDVDGISGTALLVEGLRALGAEVDYYIPLRLRDGYGLSADHLRQAFAAGAQVAVSVDCGISALDEAEVAREIGLDLIITDHHQPPAILPVVCAIVNPHLPDSLYPDKELAGVGVAFMLLIALRSRLRAIGAFAVKPEPDLRYSLDLVALGTIADVVPLRGVNRILTRIGLGIINQGRRPGLKALTVAAGIRQVTCGNVAFSLAPRLNAAGRLEDANLGVELLLSNDGARAVELAALLDGFNRERQGVEQQVLAEAIAQVEAGKGGDFSIVLAGEGWHPGVIGIVASRLVERYHRPTVLIAVDGATGKGSARSIRGLHLYQTLQSCAADLDGYGGHAFAAGLSIAADRIDAFVSAFEQASATVLSADDLLPVLLYDCEVLIEDLSLPIFADLQRLSPFGAGNPEPLFLLRNARAQQVAPCGTGHLKFSIRQGGSSLPCIAFSYPSHWAEFLPGEIDLLVTLQSNEWKDRVSLQLRVKDMRPAQDP
- a CDS encoding aspartate aminotransferase (catalyzes the formation of oxalozcetate and L-glutamate from L-aspartate and 2-oxoglutarate); this translates as MAIASKVQRCIEGSSWIRKMFEEGARLRAIHGDDQIFDFTIGNPSVEPPAAFRRELLQLAEQPLPGMHRYMSNAGFEETRAAIAAAVSRRGQTSVKAEHVVMTCGAGAALNVIFKTILNPGDEVVILAPYFVEYKFYVDNHGGTTKEVWTNRDTFQLDLPAIAAAISATTKAIIINSPNNPTGVIYPHADLCALAAVLSAKEKEFGQTIYVISDEPYARLAYDGHHVPPIFDCIQNSIIATSHSKDLALPGERIGYIAANPQLDEVASFIEGAVFCNRVLGFVNAPALMQRLVAKLQEESVDINEYQEKRDLLYNHLSSLGFTLTKPDGAFYLFPRSPLADDIAFVNLAQEEKILLVPGTGFGAPGYFRIAYCIDIDIIRRSFPAWERLAKTCGLS
- a CDS encoding TolC family protein, producing the protein MKRISIVLLGVTFFLAAHSALAATNHDFEALVAEALVNNPEIAASREKWQMLVAKSQRAGTLDDPMLMLKIQNGMIKDPFNFKMDDTTAKVIGISQMLPFAGKRGLLRSAAEQEAKAVEWEHAERKVELRRMVLDAWAQLALVNNSLRLVTENIALLDSLNRLAETGYSTGMVRQNDVLRSQLERSRMEDMRIALVQRQKSLAAMFAALLHRPIDTPPPTVSAKIVPVAQTAAELEDLAFASRPELFARNARLEQAQSSEDLARRESYPDFTLSFEYMQRDAFSGDPESMGEDMYSAGVSFNLPVQRQSRRAMVAEAQAQGKMAAAEIEQLRHEIRRGISDSLARLSASAAMADLYTNGMIPQAEFATEALLSSYEVGKGDLMGVLDSRMQLFSVRQRYYEFIAENQMQRAELEALVGARIK